The following are from one region of the Prochlorococcus marinus str. SB genome:
- the rpmA gene encoding 50S ribosomal protein L27 has translation MAHKKGTGSTRNGRDSNSKRLGVKAYGGEKVTAGSILIRQRGTSFLPGINVGKGKDDTLFALKEGTVSFESIKRNLRNRKRVNIVI, from the coding sequence ATGGCACATAAAAAAGGAACAGGTTCTACTAGAAACGGAAGAGATTCAAATTCCAAAAGATTAGGTGTGAAAGCTTATGGCGGAGAAAAAGTAACTGCTGGATCAATTTTAATTCGCCAAAGAGGTACATCCTTTTTGCCTGGTATTAATGTCGGAAAAGGTAAAGATGACACCCTTTTTGCACTCAAAGAAGGAACCGTAAGTTTCGAAAGCATTAAAAGAAATTTAAGAAATAGAAAAAGAGTTAATATAGTTATCTAA
- the rplU gene encoding 50S ribosomal protein L21, translating to MTNSKNSSNNSSENNELYAIAETSGQQFWFEVDRYYDIDRLNAKEKDKITLEKVLLLKDKDSISVGKPYVKDAKIELEVVSHKRDKKILVYKMRPKKKTRRKMGHRQELTRVMVKSITIGKSAPKSSSKKETVKKETKPKSEKSTN from the coding sequence ATGACAAATTCTAAAAACTCCTCAAACAATTCTTCTGAGAATAATGAATTGTATGCAATAGCAGAAACTTCAGGTCAACAATTTTGGTTCGAAGTTGATAGATACTATGACATAGACAGGTTAAATGCAAAAGAGAAAGACAAGATAACACTTGAAAAAGTTTTACTTTTGAAGGATAAAGACTCAATAAGTGTTGGTAAACCTTACGTTAAAGACGCCAAAATTGAATTAGAAGTGGTCTCTCATAAAAGAGATAAGAAGATTCTTGTTTACAAGATGCGTCCGAAAAAAAAGACAAGAAGGAAGATGGGACACAGACAAGAACTTACAAGAGTTATGGTAAAATCTATTACAATAGGTAAAAGCGCTCCTAAGTCTTCTTCTAAAAAGGAAACTGTCAAAAAGGAAACTAAACCAAAATCCGAAAAATCTACAAATTAA
- the kaiB gene encoding circadian clock protein KaiB, whose product MAARKTYILKLYVAGNTPNSMRALNTLREILDNEFKGVYALKVIDVLKQPQLAEEDKILATPTLAKILPPPVRKIIGDLSDREKVLIGLDLLFDELTETEYSGDK is encoded by the coding sequence ATGGCAGCAAGGAAAACATATATTTTAAAACTGTATGTTGCTGGCAATACTCCTAATTCAATGAGAGCTTTAAATACTTTAAGAGAAATTTTAGATAATGAATTCAAAGGAGTTTATGCTTTGAAGGTTATCGATGTACTTAAGCAACCACAACTTGCAGAAGAAGATAAAATTTTAGCAACTCCAACTTTAGCTAAAATTTTACCGCCACCAGTTAGAAAAATAATAGGTGATCTTTCAGATAGAGAGAAAGTTTTAATTGGTTTAGATCTACTTTTTGATGAATTAACTGAAACTGAATATAGTGGAGATAAATAA
- the kaiC gene encoding circadian clock protein KaiC: MNDKKIGKSNKMQVQKLPTGIEGFDDVCRGGLPVSRSTLVSGTSGTGKTVFSLQYLHHGICNFDEPGIFVTFEESPLDIIRNAASFGWDLQELIDQNKLFILDASPDPDGQDVAGNFDLSGLIERISYAIRKYKAKRVAIDSITAVFQQYDAIYVVRREIFRLIARLKEIGVTTVMTTERVDDYGPIARYGVEEFVSDNVVLLRNVLESEKRRRTLEVLKLRGTIHMKGEYPFTMGMDGISVFALGAMRLTQRSSNIRISSGVKDLDDMCGGGYFQDSIILATGATGTGKTMLVSKFVEDAYNNNERAILFAYEESRAQLLRNATSWGIDFEKMESDGLLKIICAYPESTGLEDHLQIIKTQINQFKPKRMAIDSLSALARGVSLNAFRQFVIAVTGYTKQEEIAGFFTNTAEEFMGSHSITDSHISTITDTILLLQYVEIKGEMARALNVFKMRGSWHDKRIREFIITNSGPEIRDSFSNFEQIFSGAPHRVVPDQNVQNVFKGLDNN; this comes from the coding sequence ATGAATGATAAGAAAATTGGCAAATCAAATAAAATGCAAGTACAAAAATTACCAACTGGAATAGAGGGTTTTGATGATGTTTGTAGGGGTGGATTGCCTGTATCTCGAAGTACTCTCGTTAGTGGTACCTCAGGAACTGGTAAAACTGTTTTTTCTCTTCAATATTTACACCATGGAATTTGTAATTTTGATGAGCCTGGAATCTTTGTAACATTTGAGGAATCACCCTTAGATATTATTAGAAATGCCGCAAGTTTTGGTTGGGATTTACAAGAATTAATTGATCAAAATAAACTTTTTATTTTGGACGCATCTCCTGATCCTGATGGTCAAGATGTGGCTGGTAACTTTGACTTGTCTGGTCTTATTGAGAGAATTAGTTATGCAATTAGAAAATATAAAGCTAAAAGAGTTGCAATAGATTCAATAACTGCTGTCTTTCAACAGTATGATGCTATTTACGTAGTTAGAAGGGAAATATTTAGATTGATAGCAAGATTAAAAGAAATAGGTGTGACAACAGTTATGACTACAGAAAGGGTTGATGATTACGGACCAATTGCTAGATATGGTGTAGAAGAATTTGTATCTGATAATGTTGTCTTATTAAGAAATGTTCTTGAGTCAGAGAAGAGAAGAAGAACTTTAGAAGTTCTGAAGTTAAGAGGTACTATACATATGAAAGGTGAATATCCATTCACTATGGGAATGGATGGAATAAGTGTGTTTGCCTTAGGAGCAATGAGATTAACTCAGCGATCTTCAAATATTAGGATTAGCTCTGGAGTTAAAGATCTTGATGATATGTGTGGTGGAGGATATTTTCAAGATTCCATTATTCTCGCCACTGGAGCAACTGGTACTGGTAAAACAATGCTTGTATCGAAATTTGTTGAGGATGCTTATAACAATAATGAAAGAGCAATACTTTTTGCATATGAAGAATCTAGGGCTCAATTGCTTAGAAATGCTACTAGCTGGGGTATTGATTTTGAAAAAATGGAAAGTGATGGATTATTAAAAATTATTTGTGCATATCCTGAATCAACTGGTTTAGAGGATCACTTACAGATTATAAAAACGCAAATTAATCAATTTAAACCAAAAAGAATGGCAATTGATTCTCTCTCTGCACTAGCTAGAGGTGTAAGTTTGAATGCATTTAGACAGTTTGTAATTGCTGTTACCGGTTATACAAAACAAGAAGAAATAGCAGGCTTTTTTACTAATACTGCAGAGGAATTTATGGGAAGTCATTCAATAACTGATTCTCATATCTCAACAATTACAGACACCATATTGTTGCTTCAATATGTAGAAATAAAAGGTGAGATGGCACGAGCTTTAAATGTTTTTAAAATGCGGGGATCATGGCATGATAAACGAATAAGAGAATTTATCATTACAAATAGTGGTCCAGAAATAAGGGATTCTTTTTCTAATTTTGAACAAATATTTAGTGGTGCGCCTCACAGAGTTGTGCCTGATCAAAATGTTCAAAATGTTTTTAAAGGATTAGATAATAATTAG
- a CDS encoding HAMP domain-containing sensor histidine kinase produces the protein MLDSNNRENRKYNITENEGINSNYWINGLIAWWGGFSLRTKLLAIATLVVSLLMTGITFFALNSIQRDAGMNDTRYARDLGLLLSGNVTELVANNQKKEISNVAEKFWRSSRNLRYIFFTDADDVVQLGIPISATPSSSDSQFQLTRRLKLPSELKKRPQFPLVRQHATPQGQVTDVFVPMLWKGKYLGTLALGVTPNKKALASAALTREVTIAVFISIWVLVILGAVFNALTITRPVRELVRGVREISKGNFKSRISLPMTGDLGELLNGFNRMATQLENYDEANIEELKAAQIKQQSLIATMADGAILLDSQGKIVLTNPTAKRLFRWEGRFLEGKYFLNEIPEILSNDLHTNIESILNREKEKDDLRFSLGEPARTLRIVLQSVLDTNKVELKGIAVTIQDLTREVELNAAQNRFISNVSHELRTPLFNIKSYVETLHDLKDQLSDEEQIEFLGIANSETDRLTRLVNDVLDLSRLESGKIVQLEQMDIKPAIEQTLRNYRLNATEKNVSLAHDIEETIPPILGNFDLLLQVLDNLLGNGLKFSPKNSSLIIRAYTWPDSCPAFPPSITNDAAPQCELVSPLPKVRIEIADTGSGISQADQEKIFDRFYRVENSVHTEQGTGLGLSIVRGIIEKHGGEIRMASELGVGTTFWFDLALAQSDKDELLTKAINNSDSFSGSEIKEII, from the coding sequence ATGTTAGATAGCAATAATCGAGAAAATAGAAAATATAACATCACTGAAAACGAAGGTATAAATAGTAACTATTGGATTAATGGACTCATAGCTTGGTGGGGTGGATTCAGTTTAAGAACAAAGTTGTTAGCTATAGCCACTCTTGTCGTAAGCCTCCTAATGACAGGAATAACTTTTTTTGCATTAAATAGTATCCAAAGAGATGCAGGAATGAATGATACTAGATATGCTCGAGATCTTGGCTTATTGTTATCTGGGAATGTTACAGAATTAGTCGCTAATAACCAGAAAAAAGAAATTTCAAATGTCGCTGAAAAGTTTTGGAGATCAAGTCGAAACCTCCGTTATATATTCTTTACTGATGCTGATGATGTTGTGCAACTTGGGATACCGATCAGTGCGACACCTTCAAGCTCAGATAGTCAGTTTCAGCTCACGCGAAGACTAAAACTACCTTCAGAATTAAAAAAAAGACCACAATTCCCATTAGTTAGGCAGCATGCGACACCTCAAGGTCAAGTAACAGATGTTTTTGTCCCAATGTTGTGGAAAGGCAAATATCTTGGAACTTTAGCTTTGGGAGTCACCCCCAATAAAAAAGCACTAGCCAGTGCTGCCTTAACTAGAGAGGTAACCATTGCAGTTTTTATCTCTATTTGGGTTTTAGTAATACTTGGAGCAGTATTTAATGCACTAACTATTACAAGACCTGTCAGAGAATTAGTAAGAGGTGTTAGAGAAATTTCAAAAGGAAATTTTAAATCGAGAATTTCTTTGCCTATGACGGGTGATCTAGGAGAGCTCTTAAATGGATTTAACCGAATGGCCACTCAGTTAGAAAATTATGACGAGGCTAATATAGAAGAATTAAAAGCTGCACAAATCAAACAACAATCCCTTATAGCTACAATGGCTGATGGTGCTATATTATTGGACTCACAAGGCAAGATAGTACTAACTAATCCAACAGCTAAGAGACTATTTCGTTGGGAAGGAAGATTCTTAGAGGGTAAGTATTTTTTAAATGAAATACCAGAAATTTTATCTAACGACTTACATACGAATATAGAATCTATTTTAAACAGAGAAAAGGAGAAGGACGATTTAAGATTTAGTTTAGGAGAACCAGCAAGAACCTTAAGAATTGTCTTGCAATCAGTTTTAGATACAAATAAAGTTGAATTAAAAGGAATTGCTGTAACAATCCAAGACTTAACTAGAGAAGTAGAACTGAACGCAGCACAAAATAGATTTATTAGTAATGTTTCGCACGAATTAAGGACACCACTTTTTAATATCAAAAGTTATGTAGAAACCTTACACGATTTAAAAGATCAGCTTTCTGATGAAGAACAAATAGAATTTTTAGGTATTGCAAATTCAGAGACTGATAGGTTAACAAGACTTGTAAATGATGTATTAGATTTATCAAGATTGGAGTCTGGGAAAATTGTTCAACTGGAGCAAATGGACATTAAACCAGCAATAGAACAAACTCTTAGAAATTATAGACTTAATGCTACAGAAAAAAATGTTTCATTAGCTCATGATATAGAGGAGACTATTCCTCCAATTCTTGGAAATTTTGATTTACTTTTACAGGTTCTTGATAATTTACTGGGTAATGGATTGAAATTTAGTCCAAAAAACAGCTCCCTTATTATAAGAGCTTATACTTGGCCAGATTCCTGTCCAGCTTTCCCCCCAAGTATTACTAATGATGCAGCCCCTCAATGTGAATTGGTTTCGCCACTTCCAAAAGTAAGAATTGAGATTGCTGATACTGGCTCAGGAATATCGCAGGCTGATCAAGAAAAGATATTTGATCGTTTTTATAGAGTAGAAAATTCTGTTCATACTGAGCAAGGTACCGGTTTAGGTTTATCTATAGTTCGGGGAATAATAGAAAAACACGGTGGGGAAATTCGCATGGCTAGTGAATTAGGAGTAGGAACAACTTTCTGGTTTGATTTAGCCTTAGCTCAATCTGATAAAGATGAACTACTGACAAAAGCTATAAATAATTCCGATTCTTTTTCAGGTTCTGAAATTAAAGAAATTATCTAA
- the purD gene encoding phosphoribosylamine--glycine ligase, producing the protein MGIHSPSSRSLIRLENILIIGNGGRENSLAWAIQKNELVKKVYLIPGNAGSERINKCERIKIDVNNKNELLEKLDYLKIDLVVIGPEIPLANGLADFLRQKDFKVFGPNKDGAKLEFSKSWAKEFMQDANIPTANFWKVNSVEEAKKIINSASIPLVVKADGLASGKGVFIPNSKDECFKAAESIFNGRFGNSGNVVVLEERIQGPEVSVFALCDGKRYTLLPTAQDHKRLNEKDKGPNTGGMGAYSPAPLLTEDYLNRIIKEIIEPTINELNRRNIDYRGVIYFGLMITESGPKVIEYNCRFGDPECQTIMPLMDQNFVFLLEKCSMGNLTGDEIINTFDKVSGCVIATSKGYPYEYKTGFQINIDNIDTNDCQIFDSGTSLSEDGKLLTNGGRVLSIVCQDNDFDMVFEKAYKNLKKIHFEGIYFRNDIGYQVRKKFSKEN; encoded by the coding sequence ATGGGAATTCATTCACCAAGTTCTAGGAGTTTAATTAGATTAGAAAATATCTTAATTATTGGAAATGGCGGAAGAGAAAACTCTTTAGCCTGGGCTATTCAAAAAAATGAATTAGTTAAAAAAGTTTATTTAATACCTGGTAACGCTGGTTCAGAAAGAATAAATAAATGTGAAAGAATAAAAATTGATGTAAATAATAAAAATGAACTTTTAGAAAAGCTTGATTATCTTAAGATAGATTTAGTTGTAATTGGACCAGAAATACCTCTAGCAAATGGATTAGCTGATTTTCTTCGCCAAAAAGATTTTAAAGTATTTGGTCCTAATAAAGATGGAGCAAAATTAGAATTTAGTAAATCTTGGGCAAAGGAATTTATGCAAGACGCAAATATTCCAACTGCAAACTTTTGGAAAGTCAATTCTGTTGAAGAAGCAAAAAAAATCATCAATTCAGCATCAATTCCACTGGTAGTAAAAGCTGATGGTCTAGCTTCAGGTAAAGGTGTTTTTATTCCTAATTCAAAAGATGAATGCTTTAAAGCAGCAGAGTCAATTTTTAATGGTAGATTTGGAAACTCTGGGAATGTAGTTGTTCTAGAAGAAAGAATTCAAGGACCAGAAGTTTCAGTTTTTGCTTTATGCGATGGAAAGAGATACACATTACTTCCCACCGCCCAAGATCACAAACGACTTAATGAGAAAGATAAAGGACCGAATACAGGAGGTATGGGGGCTTATTCTCCTGCCCCATTATTAACAGAAGATTACCTTAATAGAATTATCAAAGAGATAATTGAACCCACAATAAATGAACTAAATAGAAGAAATATTGACTATAGAGGCGTAATTTACTTTGGATTAATGATCACAGAATCTGGGCCCAAAGTTATAGAATATAATTGCAGATTTGGTGATCCAGAATGCCAAACAATAATGCCCTTGATGGATCAAAATTTTGTATTTCTTTTAGAAAAATGCTCAATGGGAAACTTAACTGGTGATGAAATAATTAATACTTTTGATAAAGTTAGTGGTTGTGTAATAGCTACCTCTAAAGGTTACCCATACGAATATAAAACTGGCTTTCAAATAAATATAGATAACATTGACACAAATGATTGCCAAATTTTTGACTCAGGTACTTCTTTAAGTGAAGATGGAAAATTATTAACTAATGGAGGAAGAGTCTTAAGCATTGTCTGCCAAGATAATGATTTCGATATGGTTTTTGAAAAAGCATATAAGAATTTAAAAAAAATTCATTTTGAAGGGATTTACTTCAGAAATGACATAGGTTATCAAGTCAGAAAAAAATTTTCTAAGGAGAATTAA
- the purC gene encoding phosphoribosylaminoimidazolesuccinocarboxamide synthase → MNNKYELIYEGKAKKVFTHDDANKVKIEFKDDATAFNALKKEKFEGKGKLNCLISARIFEILIKKNIPTHFIELENENTMIAKKMQVIPLEIVLRNTAYGSLCKQTTIKPKTLLPKPLIDIYLKNDELNDPLITKDRIELMNIISSHDLELIINLTLKINVILKSFFENIQLQLVDFKLEFGYDFRNNIILGDEISPDNCRLWDLNQKNDIIVSLDKDIFRNDLGGLIEAYSEIHRRINDFLKPN, encoded by the coding sequence ATGAATAATAAATATGAGTTGATATATGAAGGCAAAGCGAAAAAAGTATTTACTCATGATGATGCAAATAAAGTAAAAATTGAATTTAAAGATGATGCTACAGCGTTTAATGCGTTGAAAAAAGAAAAGTTTGAAGGTAAAGGCAAACTCAATTGCTTAATAAGTGCAAGAATTTTTGAGATTCTCATTAAGAAAAATATTCCAACTCACTTTATTGAGCTTGAAAATGAAAACACAATGATTGCAAAAAAAATGCAAGTAATCCCATTAGAAATTGTTCTAAGAAATACTGCTTATGGTTCTTTGTGCAAACAAACCACTATTAAACCTAAAACTTTGTTACCAAAACCATTAATTGATATCTATCTAAAAAATGATGAACTTAATGATCCCCTTATTACAAAAGATAGAATTGAATTAATGAATATAATTAGCTCTCATGATTTAGAGTTAATAATAAATTTAACCCTAAAAATTAATGTTATCTTGAAAAGTTTTTTTGAAAATATTCAACTTCAACTCGTGGATTTTAAATTGGAATTTGGTTATGATTTTAGGAATAATATTATTCTTGGGGATGAAATAAGTCCTGATAATTGTAGATTGTGGGATCTAAATCAAAAAAATGATATAATCGTAAGTCTTGATAAGGATATATTTAGAAATGATTTAGGTGGTCTAATTGAAGCTTATAGTGAAATCCACCGAAGAATAAACGATTTTCTTAAACCTAATTGA
- a CDS encoding BamA/TamA family outer membrane protein codes for MQKHFLKFGKVFVNVACSPLILISNNSDLAAKYLPNDVDQSKRTLEIQNTNNFLFQGIEIKKEKKFLLAENNNDISEESVLISEIIIEGWENHPEGRKLELAAYDSMSIKPGSIVDNRILNQDLNAIYASGWFSGVKISPQDGPLGVRLIVKVVPNPILKKVELKPKNSFISNENIDDIFKNYYGTTLNLKEFQNKIEIIKDRYKKAGYSLARISPPDRISENGVVRLKVSEGIISDVKIRFPNSDGEFIIDGKPRKGKTKDWVIKRELKTQPGTIFNRKILEADIGRLYATSLFDDVKVSLGPDNLNPGQVIIFLDLSEQRTGSLTGGLGYSNGSGIFASIGLQETNALGRAWSTKLNLNFGEYSTTYNFSLSDPWIKGDNHKTSFRTNIFLSRDYPQEFKSENNGRIYAVDDTSTSTSDTFSSIVLEKTGGGFSFSRPLNGGDPFKISKWRVLAGMNFKKVKMIDGDGNIKPYGDKTPTTGNINDIICIGFTPNDGSCPEENTLVSIIASTSRNNLNSSINPTAGNKFTFGTEQFFSIGKNSPTFNRMRASYSYFIPTKLINLTKACKSSKATSEDCPQAIGFQFKAGTILGELPPYESFCMGGTSSVRGWGSCDLAVSKSFVEGTAEYRFPVWRMLSGALFVDAGSDLGSQNDVPGKPGKLLQKSGSGFSLGGGVGVKTPIGPLRLDIASKDLSGDWRYTLGVGWKF; via the coding sequence ATGCAAAAACATTTTTTAAAGTTTGGAAAGGTTTTCGTAAATGTTGCCTGTTCTCCCTTGATTTTGATATCAAATAATTCAGATCTGGCTGCTAAATATTTGCCAAATGACGTTGATCAATCCAAAAGAACCTTAGAAATACAAAATACTAATAATTTTTTATTTCAAGGGATTGAAATTAAAAAGGAGAAAAAATTTCTTCTTGCAGAAAATAATAATGATATTAGTGAAGAAAGTGTTCTTATCTCAGAAATAATTATTGAAGGTTGGGAAAATCATCCTGAGGGTAGAAAACTTGAATTGGCTGCATATGATTCCATGAGCATAAAGCCTGGAAGTATTGTTGATAATCGAATTTTAAATCAAGACCTTAATGCAATATATGCTAGTGGTTGGTTCTCAGGAGTTAAAATAAGCCCTCAAGATGGGCCACTAGGTGTGAGGCTAATAGTAAAAGTAGTGCCTAATCCAATCTTGAAGAAAGTTGAACTTAAACCAAAAAACTCTTTTATTTCTAATGAAAACATAGATGATATTTTTAAAAATTATTATGGGACAACTCTTAACCTAAAGGAATTTCAAAATAAGATAGAAATAATAAAAGATCGTTATAAAAAAGCCGGATATTCTCTAGCTAGAATTAGTCCCCCAGATAGAATCTCTGAGAACGGAGTAGTAAGATTAAAAGTTTCTGAGGGGATTATATCTGACGTAAAAATAAGATTCCCAAATTCTGATGGTGAATTTATTATTGATGGAAAACCTAGAAAAGGGAAAACAAAAGACTGGGTTATAAAGAGAGAATTAAAAACACAACCTGGTACCATTTTTAATAGAAAAATTTTAGAAGCTGATATCGGTAGACTCTATGCCACCTCATTATTTGATGATGTAAAGGTTTCTCTTGGCCCGGATAATTTAAATCCTGGTCAAGTCATAATTTTTTTAGACTTGAGTGAGCAAAGAACAGGATCGTTAACAGGTGGACTTGGTTATAGCAATGGTTCAGGGATCTTCGCATCAATTGGTTTGCAGGAAACAAATGCACTAGGAAGAGCATGGTCTACAAAATTAAATTTAAATTTCGGAGAATATTCAACTACTTATAATTTTTCTTTATCTGATCCATGGATTAAAGGAGATAATCATAAAACATCTTTTAGAACAAATATTTTTTTAAGTAGAGACTATCCACAAGAATTTAAAAGCGAAAATAATGGGCGCATATATGCAGTAGATGATACTAGTACTTCAACTTCTGATACTTTCTCATCAATAGTTTTAGAAAAAACAGGAGGTGGATTTTCCTTCTCAAGGCCATTAAATGGTGGAGATCCATTTAAGATCAGTAAATGGAGAGTTCTTGCAGGAATGAATTTTAAGAAAGTAAAGATGATTGATGGTGATGGAAACATAAAACCTTACGGTGATAAGACTCCAACAACTGGAAATATAAATGATATTATCTGTATTGGATTTACTCCAAATGATGGTTCATGCCCTGAAGAAAATACATTAGTGAGTATTATCGCGAGTACTTCTAGAAATAATTTGAACAGTTCCATTAACCCAACTGCAGGAAATAAATTTACCTTTGGTACTGAACAGTTTTTTTCAATAGGAAAAAATTCTCCAACTTTTAATAGAATGAGAGCATCATATTCTTATTTTATACCGACAAAACTGATCAATCTAACCAAAGCATGTAAATCTAGTAAAGCTACTAGTGAAGATTGTCCTCAAGCTATTGGTTTTCAATTTAAGGCTGGAACTATTCTTGGGGAACTGCCTCCTTATGAATCATTTTGTATGGGAGGAACATCCTCAGTGAGAGGGTGGGGATCTTGTGATTTAGCTGTAAGTAAAAGTTTTGTTGAAGGTACTGCAGAATATAGATTCCCTGTTTGGAGAATGCTATCAGGAGCTTTATTCGTTGATGCTGGAAGTGATTTAGGATCTCAAAATGATGTTCCAGGAAAACCAGGCAAATTATTACAGAAATCAGGTTCTGGTTTTTCGCTTGGAGGAGGGGTTGGAGTAAAAACGCCAATTGGGCCATTAAGATTAGATATTGCTAGTAAGGACCTAAGTGGAGATTGGAGATATACCCTTGGAGTTGGATGGAAGTTTTAA
- the lpxC gene encoding UDP-3-O-acyl-N-acetylglucosamine deacetylase, with protein sequence MFSWPANYDFCFTLAGVISREGIGLHSGEKTRVRISPYEKEGYYVSFRDKPGQIFKLTQDLIGSTMLCTAVKLGGRNLYTIEHLLSSMAGCGLSYIHIEVDGKEIPLLDGSAIQWVKDFEKVGIKKAPRPDNFFQEINKSIILNKEDSVIAAIPSEKTTIISTINFAYKAIGNQTFVIDLNPKSFVEMIAPARTFGFKDQFQELSELGLIKGGSLENALVCDGDKWVNPPLRFDNEPIRHKILDLIGDLALVGLPKAQILVYKGSHSLNALLASSLKN encoded by the coding sequence GTGTTTTCTTGGCCTGCTAATTATGATTTCTGCTTTACCTTGGCTGGTGTTATCTCCAGAGAAGGTATAGGCCTTCATAGTGGAGAAAAAACAAGAGTTAGAATTTCTCCGTATGAAAAAGAAGGATATTATGTCTCTTTCAGGGATAAACCTGGCCAGATTTTTAAGTTAACTCAGGATTTAATTGGTAGTACCATGCTCTGTACGGCAGTTAAATTGGGAGGGCGAAATTTATATACTATTGAGCATCTACTATCATCAATGGCAGGGTGTGGGTTAAGTTATATTCATATTGAGGTTGATGGGAAAGAGATCCCTCTTTTAGATGGATCAGCAATCCAGTGGGTTAAAGATTTTGAAAAAGTAGGGATAAAAAAGGCACCTAGACCAGATAATTTCTTTCAAGAGATTAATAAATCAATAATTCTTAATAAAGAAGACTCAGTAATAGCAGCTATCCCTTCTGAAAAAACTACAATTATATCTACAATAAATTTTGCTTATAAAGCAATTGGAAATCAAACTTTTGTGATTGACTTAAATCCAAAAAGTTTTGTTGAAATGATTGCTCCTGCTAGAACATTTGGTTTTAAAGATCAATTTCAAGAGTTAAGTGAACTTGGATTAATAAAAGGCGGAAGTTTGGAAAATGCCTTAGTTTGTGATGGTGATAAATGGGTTAATCCACCATTAAGATTTGATAATGAACCAATAAGACATAAAATTTTAGACTTAATTGGGGACTTGGCTTTGGTAGGGTTACCTAAGGCACAAATTTTAGTTTATAAAGGATCACATTCTTTAAATGCTTTGTTGGCCTCATCGCTAAAAAATTAA
- the fabZ gene encoding 3-hydroxyacyl-ACP dehydratase FabZ, whose product MENKLSSENNQLSSEQILGLLPHRYPFALVDKVIEHIPGEKAVAIKNVTINEPQFQGHFPERPLMPGVLIVESMAQVGGIIVTQMPDLPKGLFVFAGINNVKFRKPVVPGDQLIISCELLSIKRQRFGKVKGEAHVDGKLVCAGELMFSLVD is encoded by the coding sequence TTGGAAAATAAATTATCCAGTGAAAATAATCAACTTTCCTCTGAGCAAATACTAGGTTTGTTACCTCATAGATATCCTTTCGCTCTTGTGGACAAAGTCATAGAGCATATTCCTGGGGAGAAAGCGGTTGCAATAAAAAATGTAACTATAAATGAGCCGCAATTTCAGGGACATTTTCCTGAGAGACCCTTGATGCCTGGGGTTCTTATTGTTGAATCAATGGCTCAAGTTGGTGGAATAATAGTAACGCAAATGCCTGATCTCCCTAAAGGACTTTTCGTCTTTGCTGGAATCAATAATGTTAAATTCAGAAAACCTGTTGTACCAGGAGATCAATTGATAATTTCTTGTGAGTTATTGTCTATTAAAAGACAAAGATTTGGAAAGGTTAAAGGTGAGGCGCATGTTGATGGAAAGTTGGTTTGTGCAGGAGAATTAATGTTTTCATTAGTTGATTAG